A single genomic interval of Electrophorus electricus isolate fEleEle1 chromosome 4, fEleEle1.pri, whole genome shotgun sequence harbors:
- the LOC113590983 gene encoding extracellular calcium-sensing receptor-like, producing MITDAFVNALRAFIALHGNVRQLQSDHGTNFVGARLLWMTVFSPAGCKAKPDSCRQWTQPQIPGLFMNGDFVIGGVFSIHYYIRLEQNTYTRLPPQPQCSGSMDFRELRIARAMEFAIHEINNRTDLLPGITLGYQIHDSCESVAMAIKFALQFANGLDLVFNYTNFCSRYAAPTVPAFVGDSVTTPSISMARTLGLFGIPQVSHFATCACLSDKREFPTFFRTIPSDAHQAVALARMVKYFGWTWIGAVRSDTEYGNYGMAAFLKAAQEEGICVEYSEFYYRTQPRKKLERVANVIRRSSARVIVAFVHSSDLQFLLDDLTQEPPTSLLWIGTSWIINPEFLRFNICAGALGFGVPRSVIPGFREFLLDLSPAQALKSPLLAEFWESSFSCSLKGRTGSSEFLRDCDGSEDIRALQNPYTDTSQLRISNLAYKATYAIAHALHSVICNETHCDKSIKFSPWQIRDELKRVNFTTKNGYQVSFDSNGDPVAVYELINWQFQKDGTLNMVTVGDYDASKLRGQEFRMSSAIRWVGGQTEMTVSVCSESCPPGTRKAVQKGRPVCCYDCVPCAEGEISNKTDSLDCVHCPNEFWPNSKQDSCLPKPVEFLSWDDTLAIILTGFSITGAFMAVCIAVVFYKHRASPIVRANNSELSFLLLFSLTLCFLCSLTFIGRPSEWSCMLRHTAFGITFVLCISCVLGKTIVVLMAFRATLPGSNVMKWFGPPQQRLSVLSFTLIQVIICLVWLKISPPFPFKNLKHYKEQIILECDLGSAIGFWAVLGYIGFLALLCFILAFLARKLPDKFNEAKFITFSMLIFCAVWITFIPAYVSSPGKFTVAVEIFAILASSFGLIVCIFAPKCFIIVFRPEQNTKKHLMSKVPSKAF from the exons ATGATAACTGATGCCTTTGTTAATGCTCTTCGCGCCTTCATTGCCCTCCATGGAAACGTTCGACAACTTCAGTCTGATCATGGCACTAACTTTGTAGGTGCAAGAT tgctgtggatgactgtgttcagccctgcaggATGTAAAGCAAAGCCAGATAGCTGCAGGCAGTGGACTCAACCTCAGATACCTGGGCTTTTTATGAATGGAGATTTTGTGATTGGGGGTGTTTTCTCTATTCACTACTACATCAGATTAGAGCAGAACACCTACACCAGGCTGCCACCACAGCCACAGTGCTCTGGGAG CATGGACTTCAGGGAGCTGCGCATCGCCCGTGCTATGGAGTTCGCCATCCACGAGATCAACAACAGAACGGATCTCCTGCCGGGTATTACTTTGGGCTACCAGATACACGACTCGTGCGAATCCGTAGCGATGGCGATCAAATTTGCACTTCAGTTTGCGAACGGCTTGGACCTGGTTTTCAATTACACTAATTTCTGTTCAAGATATGCAGCACCCACTGTACCTGCTTTCGTAGGAGATTCTGTTACCACCCCGTCAATTAGCATGGCGAGAACTCTCGGTCTTTTTGGAATTCCACAG GTGAGTCATTTCGCAACGTGCGCTTGTCTGAGCGATAAGAGGGAGTTTCCTACCTTCTTTAGAACCATACCTAGTGACGCACACCAAGCGGTTGCACTGGCGAGAATGGTGAAGTATTTCGGCTGGACATGGATTGGAGCAGTGCGCAGCGACACGGAATATGGAAATTACGGAATGGCAGCGTTCCTAAAGGCTGCGCAGGAGGaggggatctgtgtggagtACTCCGAGTTCTACTACAGGACACAACCGCGAAAGAAACTGGAGCGAGTGGCAAATGTCATCCGCAGATCTTCAGCCCGTGTAATAGTAGCGTTTGTTCACTCAAGCGACCTACAATTTCTTTTGGATGATCTGACACAGGAACCACCGACTTCGCTTCTGTGGATAGGCACCTCGTGGATCATAAATCCAGAATTTTTGCGGTTTAACATATGCGCGGGTGCATTAGGTTTTGGGGTCCCCCGGTCAGTTATCCCAGGTTTTCGTGAGTTTCTTCTGGACCTCTCTCCAGCACAAGCCTTGAAATCGCCCCTGTTAGCAGAATTTTGGGAGAGCTCGTTCAGCTGTAGTCTAAAAGGGCGGACAGGCTCCTCAGAGTTCCTGCGGGACTGTGACGGCAGTGAGGATATCCGCGCGCTGcagaacccatacacagacacgtctcagcTGCGCATTTCTAACTTGGCGTATAAAGCTACATATGCCATAGCGCATGCACTCCACAGTGTTATCTGTAATGAAACTCATTGCGACAAGTCCATTAAATTCTCACCATGGCAG ATACGTGACGAGCTCAAGAGAGTGAACTTCACCACAAAGAATGGTTATCAGGTCAGCTTTGATTCCAATGGAGATCCTGTGGCTGTCTATGAACTCATAAATTGGCAGTTTCAGAAAGATGGCACTTTAAATATGGTAACAGTGGGTGACTATGATGCATCCAAACTGAGAGGACAGGAGTTCAGAATGAGCAGTGCTATCCGCTGGgtgggaggacagacagag atgacagtgtctgtgtgcagtgagagctgccctccaggcaccaggaaggctgtgcagaaaggaaggcctgtctgctgctatgactgtgtaccatgtgcagagggagagatcagtaacaagacAG ACTCTTTGGATTGTGTGCACTGCCCTAATGAGTTCTGGCCAAACTccaaacaagacagctgccTCCCCAAGCCTGTTGAGTTCCTGTCATGGGATGACACTCTAGCCATCATTCTGACAGGGTTCTCAATCACTGGAGCCTTCATGGCTGTGTGTATAGCTGTTGTCTTCTACAAACACAGGGCGTCTCCCATTGTccgagccaacaactcagagctgagcttcctgctgctcttctctctgactctgtgtttcctctgttcacttactttcattggtcggccctctgagtggtcctgtatgctgcgccacacagcatttgggatcaccttcgtcctctgcatctcctgtgttctggggaaaacaatagtggtgttaatggccttcagggctacacttccaggcagtaatgtcatgaaatggtttgggcctccacagcagagactcagtgttctttCCTTTACTCTCATACAGGTTATTATATGTCTGGTTTGGTTAAAAATATCACCTCCATTTCCCTTCAAAAATCTAAAGCACTACAAAGAACAGATAATCTTGGAATGTGACTTAGGTTCAGCtataggtttctgggctgtactgggttaCATAGGATTCCTGgctcttttatgttttatattggcCTTTCTAGCACGGAAGCTGCCTGATAaatttaatgaagccaaattcatcacattcagcatgctcatattctgtgcagtttggattaCCTTTATCCcagcttatgtcagctctccaGGAAAGTTCAcagtagctgtggagatatttgccatTTTGGCTTCAAGCTTTGGTttaattgtttgtatttttgctcccaaatgtttcataattgtgTTTAGGCCAGAGCAGAATACCAAGAAACACCTTATGAGTAAAGTACCTtctaaagctttttaa
- the LOC118241215 gene encoding extracellular calcium-sensing receptor-like produces MNGDFVIGGVFSIHYYIRLEQNTYTRLPPQPQCSGSMDFRELRIARAMEFAIHEINNRTDLLPGITLGYQIHDSCESVPKAMEFALQFANGFDLVFNYMNFCTTAAAPTVPAVVGDSVTIPSISLARIFGLFGIPLVSHYATCACLSDKREFPTFFRTIPSDAHQAVALARMVKYFGWTWIGAVRSDTEYGNYGMAAFLKVAQEEGICVEYSEVYSRTQPRRKLERVANVIRRSTARVIVAFVQSSDLQFLLDDLTQEPPPPLLWIGTSWIINPEFLRFNICAGALGFGVSRSVIPGFPEFLLDLSPTQALKSPLLTEFWESSFSCSLKGQSGSSEFLRECDGSEDIRALQNPYTDTSQLRISNLAYKATYAIAHALHSVICNDTHCDKSIKFSPWQIRDELKRVNFTTKNGYQVSFDSNGDPVAVYELINWQFQKDGTLNMVTVGDYDASKLRGQEFRMSSAIRWVGGQTEMTVSVCSEGCPPGTRKAVQKGRPVCCYDCVPCAEGEISNKTDSLDCVHCPTEFWPNSKQESCLPKPVEFLSWDDTLAIILTGFSITGAFMAVCIAVVFYKHRASPIVRANNSELSFLLLFSLTLCFLCSLTFIGRPSEWSCMLRHTAFGITFVLCISCVLGKTIVVLMAFRATLPGSNVMKWFGPPQQRLSVLSFTLIQVLICLVWLKISPPFPFKNLKHYKDQIILECDLGSAIGFWAVLGYIGFLALLCFILAFLARKLPDNFNEAKFITFSMLIFCAVWITFIPAYVSSPGKFTVAVEIFAILASSFGLILCIFAPKCFIIVFRPEQNTKKHFMSKVPSKPL; encoded by the exons ATGAATGGAGATTTTGTGATTGGGGGTGTTTTCTCTATTCACTACTACATCAGATTAGAGCAGAACACCTACACCAGGCTACCACCACAGCCACAGTGCTCTgggag CATGGACTTCAGGGAGCTGCGCATCGCCCGTGCTATGGAGTTCGCCATCCATGAGATCAACAACAGAACGGATCTCCTGCCGGGTATTACTTTGGGCTACCAGATACATGACTCGTGCGAATCCGTACCGAAGGCGATGGAATTTGCACTTCAGTTTGCGAACGGCTTCGACCTGGTTTTCAATTATATGAATTTCTGTACAACGGCTGCAGCCCCCACTGTACCTGCTGTCGTAGGAGATTCTGTTACCATCCCGTCAATTAGTTTGGCCAGAATTTTTGGGCTTTTTGGAATTCCACTG GTGAGTCATTACGCAACGTGCGCTTGTCTGAGCGATAAGAGGGAGTTTCCTACCTTCTTTAGAACCATACCTAGTGACGCACACCAAGCGGTTGCACTGGCGAGAATGGTGAAGTATTTTGGCTGGACATGGATTGGAGCAGTGCGCAGCGATACGGAATATGGAAATTACGGAATGGCAGCGTTCCTAAAGGTTGCTCAGGAGGaggggatctgtgtggagtACTCTGAGGTGTACTCCAGGACACAACCACGCAGGAAACTGGAGCGAGTGGCAAATGTCATCCGCAGATCTACAGCCCGTGTAATAGTAGCGTTTGTTcagtcaagtgacctacaattTCTTTTGGATGATCTGACACAGGAACCACCACCTCCGCTTCTGTGGATAGGCACCTCATGGATCATAAATCCAGAATTTTTGCGGTTTAACATATGCGCGGGTGCATTAGGTTTTGGGGTCAGCAGGTCCGTTATCCCAGGTTTTCCTGAATTTCTTCTAGACCTCTCTCCAACACAAGCCTTGAAATCGCCCCTATTAACAGAATTTTGGGAGAGCTCATTCAGCTGTAGCCTAAAAGGGCAGTCAGGCTCCTCAGAGTTCCTGCGGGAATGTGATGGCAGTGAGGATATCCGCGCGCTacagaacccatacacagacacgtctcagcTGCGCATTTCTAACTTGGCGTATAAAGCTACATATGCCATAGCGCATGCACTCCACAGTGTTATCTGTAATGATACTCATTGCGACAAGTCCATTAAATTCTCACCATGGCAG ATACGTGACGAGCTCAAGAGAGTGAACTTCACCACAAAGAATGGTTATCAGGTCAGCTTTGATTCCAATGGAGATCCTGTGGCTGTCTATGAACTCATAAATTGGCAGTTTCAGAAAGATGGCACTTTAAATATGGTAACAGTGGGTGACTATGATGCATCCAAACTGAGAGGACAGGAGTTCAGAATGAGCAGTGCTATCCGCTGGgtgggaggacagacagag atgacagtgtctgtgtgcagtgagggctgtcctccaggcaccaggaaggctgtaCAGAAAggaaggcctgtctgctgctatgactgtgtaccatgtgcagaaggagagatcagtaacaagacAG ACTCTTTGGATTGTGTGCACTGCCCTACTGAGTTCTGGCCAAACTCCAAACAAGAAAGCTGCCTCCCCAAGCCTGTTGAGTTCCTGTCCTGGGATGACACTCTAGCCATCATTCTGACAGGGTTCTCAATCACTGGAGCCTTCATGGCTGTGTGTATAGCTGTTGTCTTCTACAAACACAGGGCATCTCCCATCGTccgagccaacaactcagagctgagcttcctgctgctcttctctctgactctgtgtttcctctgttcgcttactttcattggtcggccctctgagtggtcctgtatgctgcgccacacagcgtttgggatcaccttcgtcctctgcatctcctgtgttctggggaaaacaatagtggtgttaatggccttcagggctacacttccaggcagtaatgtcatgaaatggtttgggcctccacaacagagactcagtgttctttCCTTTACTCTAATACAGGTCCTTATATGTCTGGTTTGGTTAAAAATATCACCTCCATTTCCCTTCAAAAATCTAAAGCACTACAAAGATCAGATAATCTTGGAATGTGACTTAGGTTCAGCtataggtttctgggctgtactAGGTTACATAGGATTCCTGGCTCTTCTATGTTTTATAttggcttttctagcacggaagctgcctgataactttaatgaagccaaattcatcacattcagcatgctcatattttgtgcagtttggatcacctttattccagcttatgtcagctctcctggaaaattcacagtagctgtggagatatttgccatTCTGGCTTCAAGCTTTGGTTTAattctttgtatttttgctcccaaatgtttcataattgtgTTTAGGCCAGAGCAGAATACCAAGAAGCACTTTATGAGTAAAGTGCCATCTAAACCTCTTTAA